The following proteins are co-located in the Solanum pennellii chromosome 8, SPENNV200 genome:
- the LOC107026793 gene encoding 3-ketoacyl-CoA synthase 11-like, which translates to MNESNPSSNSRNLPDFKQSVKLKYVKLGYHYLITHGMYLFLSPLVVIIAAQLSTFSPNDFYVLWDQLRFNLISVVICSTLLVFLSTVYFITRPSPVYLVNFSCYKPEDARKCTKGTFLEMSKSVGTFSDGNLEFQRKIVERSGLGDSTYLPEAVTNVPPNPCMAEARKEAEAVMFGAIDELLAKTSVKPKDIGILVVNCSLFNPTPSLSAMIVNHYKLRGNVISYNLGGMGCSAGLISIDLAKDLLQVHPNTYALVLSMENITLNWYFGNEKSMLLPNCLFRMGGAAVLLSNKRSDKKRSKYQLVHTVRTHKGADDKCFTCVYQLEDSDGKVGVSLSKELMAVAGDALKTNITTLGPLVLPMSEQFLFFATLVGRKLLKAKIRPYIPDFKLAFEHFCIHAGGRAVLDELEKNLQLSDWHMEPSRMTLHRFGNTSSSSLWYELAYSEAKGRIRKGDRTWQIAFGSGFKCNSAVWKALRSINPDKEKNPWMDEIHQFPVDVPKVARI; encoded by the coding sequence atgaaTGAATCTAATCCatcttcaaattcaagaaacCTTCCTGATTTCAAACAATCTGTGAAACTTAAGTATGTTAAACTTGGTTATCATTACCTTATTACTCATGGAATGTACCTGTTTTTGTCACCTCTAGTTGTTATTATTGCTGCTCAACTCTCAACATTCTCACCAAATgacttttatgttctttgggATCAGCTTAGGTTCAATCTCATATCTGTTGTCATTTGTTCCACCCTTTTGGTCTTTTTGTCTACTGTCTATTTCATTACCCGTCCTAGCCCGGTCTACCTTGTTAATTTCTCGTGTTATAAACCCGAAGATGCTAGGAAGTGTACAAAGGGGACTTTCTTGGAGATGTCTAAGTCTGTTGGAACATTTTCAGATGGAAATCTTGAGTTTCAAAGGAAGATTGTTGAGAGGTCTGGTCTTGGTGATTCAACTTACCTCCCTGAGGCTGTGACTAATGTACCGCCAAATCCTTGTATGGCGGAAGCAAGAAAAGAAGCTGAGGCTGTCATGTTTGGAGCTATTGATGAGCTTCTTGCTAAAACCTCTGTTAAGCCTAAGGATATTGGGATTTTAGTTGTGAATTGTAGCTTGTTTAACCCGACCCCTTCTTTGTCCGCGATGATTGTTAATCATTATAAACTTAGGGGGAATGTTATTAGCTACAATCTTGGAGGAATGGGTTGTAGTGCTGGTTTGATCTCGATTGATCTTGCGAAAGATCTTCTTCAAGTCCATCCTAACACTTATGCCTTAGTGCTTAGTATGGAAAACATTACTTTGAATTGGTATTTTGGTAATGAGAAATCCATGCTCCTTCCGAATTGTTTATTCCGGATGGGTGGTGCTGCTGTGTTGCTCTCAAATAAACGATCTGATAAGAAACGATCAAAGTACCAGCTGGTCCATACTGTTAGAACTCACAAAGGTGCTGATGATAAGTGCTTCACATGTGTTTACCAATTGGAAGATTCCGATGGAAAAGTTGGCGTCTCTCTGTCAAAAGAGCTAATGGCAGTAGCTGGCGATGCTCTGAAGACAAACATCACAACATTAGGTCCTCTTGTGCTTCCTATGTCTGAGCAGTTCCTTTTCTTCGCCACATTGGTGGGAAGGAAGCTATTGAAGGCGAAGATAAGACCTTATATCCCCGATTTTAAGTTAGCATTTGAGCATTTCTGCATTCATGCTGGTGGAAGAGCTGTACTGGATGAACTAGAGAAAAACCTTCAGCTTTCTGATTGGCATATGGAGCCTTCACGAATGACACTTCATCGATTTGGCAACACTTCAAGCAGCTCCCTTTGGTACGAATTGGCCTATTCTGAAGCTAAAGGAAGAATCAGGAAGGGAGATCGAACGTGGCAGATAGCATTTGGTTCAGGATTTAAGTGTAACAGTGCTGTTTGGAAGGCTTTGAGAAGTATAAATCCAGACAAGGAGAAGAACCCCTGGATGGATGAAATTCACCAGTTCCCTGTTGATGTTCCAAAAGTTGCAAGAATCTAA